A part of Pararoseomonas sp. SCSIO 73927 genomic DNA contains:
- the ileS gene encoding isoleucine--tRNA ligase codes for MTDAPAPEARDYRSTVFLPKTPFPMRGDLPKKEPATLARWAAQDLRGQLRERSRGLQKFVLHDGPPYANGPLHIGHALNKILKDVINRAAQMSGRDADYVPGWDCHGLPIEWKVEEEYRAKKQDKDSVPVLEFREECRAYARKWLDIQREEFKRLGVLGDWEGRYATMDFTSEAVIAEEIGRFLMNGSLYRGLRPVMWSPVEKTALADAEVEYHDVTSPTLHAAFPVVSTKAQGLEGARVVIWTTTPWTIPANRAVAYGEEIDYALVHVDGIEEGSRLATGDNLIVALSLLPAFAKEAGLAAHSVRRVIKGTEFAGTILAHPLRGWAAGEGAYDHDTPMLAGDFVTADAGTGFVHIAPSHGEDDFALGRANGLPVPEMVGDDGTYTVQAVGFAGLHVFKAHEAVWAALETMGTLAARGSLKHSYPHSWRSKKPVIFRATPQWFIAMDDANEIRAKALQAIADTHFVPDQGRNRIGSMVAARPDWCISRQRAWGVPIAVFVEKKSGEVLRDPAVMDRIICAFRDEGADAWYKPDAAARFLGNSRNPDDYEQVMDIVDVWFESGSTHAFVLPDHGLPFPADLYLEGSDQHRGWFHSSLLESVGTRGIAPFKAILTHGFVLDESGRKMSKSLGNVTAPQEVMKDYGADILRLWVMNSDFADDLRIGKTILGQQAELYRRIRNTLRWLLGSLEGFADAEKVPYADLPELERFILHRVAGIDARIRKAAEDYDWSGVMPEIHNFCASDLSAFLFDIRKDSLYCDRPDEPRRRAARTVLDILHRCLCTWLAPVLVFTAEEAWLARFGEGADSVHLQTFPEIPEEWRDEALAERWARVRAVRGLVTGALEKARAGGVIGSSLQAAPELALASANADLSDLPWAELCITSDLTLLDSLPTGEGVEVAPEAAVRFAPAPGDKCERCWRVLPEVGRSAAHPGLCLRCEAAVG; via the coding sequence ATGACCGACGCCCCCGCTCCTGAAGCCCGCGACTACCGGAGCACCGTCTTCCTGCCGAAGACGCCCTTCCCGATGCGCGGCGACCTGCCCAAGAAGGAGCCCGCGACGCTGGCGCGCTGGGCGGCGCAGGATCTGCGCGGGCAGCTCCGCGAACGCTCCCGCGGGCTGCAGAAGTTCGTGCTGCATGACGGCCCGCCCTACGCGAACGGCCCGCTGCACATTGGCCACGCGCTGAACAAGATCCTGAAGGACGTGATCAACCGCGCCGCCCAGATGTCGGGCCGCGACGCGGACTACGTCCCGGGCTGGGACTGCCACGGCCTTCCGATCGAGTGGAAGGTCGAGGAGGAGTACCGCGCCAAGAAGCAGGACAAGGATAGCGTGCCGGTCCTGGAGTTCCGGGAGGAGTGCCGCGCCTATGCCCGCAAGTGGCTGGACATCCAGCGCGAGGAGTTCAAGCGCCTGGGCGTGCTGGGTGACTGGGAAGGCCGCTACGCCACGATGGACTTCACATCGGAGGCGGTGATCGCCGAGGAGATCGGCCGCTTCCTGATGAACGGCTCCCTCTACCGCGGCCTGCGCCCGGTGATGTGGAGCCCGGTGGAGAAGACAGCGCTCGCCGACGCCGAGGTGGAGTACCACGACGTCACCTCCCCCACCCTGCACGCCGCCTTCCCGGTGGTGAGCACGAAGGCGCAGGGGCTGGAGGGCGCGCGTGTGGTGATCTGGACCACCACGCCCTGGACCATCCCCGCCAACCGCGCCGTGGCCTATGGCGAGGAGATCGACTACGCGCTGGTCCATGTGGACGGCATCGAGGAGGGATCGCGCCTCGCCACCGGCGACAACCTGATCGTCGCCCTGTCCCTGCTGCCCGCCTTCGCGAAGGAGGCGGGGCTGGCCGCGCATTCCGTGCGGCGCGTGATCAAGGGCACGGAGTTCGCCGGCACGATCCTCGCGCACCCCCTGCGCGGCTGGGCCGCCGGCGAGGGCGCCTATGACCACGATACGCCGATGCTGGCGGGCGACTTCGTGACGGCCGATGCCGGCACGGGCTTCGTCCACATCGCGCCCAGCCACGGCGAGGACGACTTTGCCCTCGGCCGCGCCAACGGGCTGCCGGTGCCGGAGATGGTGGGCGACGACGGCACCTACACGGTGCAGGCCGTCGGCTTCGCCGGCCTGCACGTCTTCAAGGCGCATGAGGCCGTCTGGGCCGCGCTGGAGACCATGGGCACGCTGGCCGCGCGGGGTTCGCTGAAGCACAGCTACCCGCATTCCTGGCGCAGCAAGAAGCCCGTGATCTTCCGCGCGACGCCGCAGTGGTTCATCGCGATGGACGACGCGAACGAGATCCGTGCCAAGGCGCTGCAGGCCATCGCGGACACGCATTTCGTCCCGGACCAGGGCCGCAACCGCATCGGCTCCATGGTGGCAGCCCGCCCGGACTGGTGCATCTCCCGCCAGCGCGCCTGGGGCGTGCCCATCGCCGTCTTCGTCGAGAAGAAATCCGGCGAGGTGCTGCGCGACCCCGCGGTGATGGACCGCATCATCTGCGCCTTCCGCGATGAAGGGGCGGATGCCTGGTACAAGCCGGACGCCGCCGCGCGCTTCCTCGGGAACAGCCGCAATCCCGACGACTACGAGCAGGTGATGGACATCGTGGACGTGTGGTTCGAGAGCGGGAGCACCCACGCCTTCGTCCTGCCCGACCACGGCCTGCCCTTCCCGGCGGACCTCTACCTCGAGGGCTCGGACCAGCACCGCGGCTGGTTCCACTCCTCCCTGCTGGAATCCGTGGGCACGCGCGGCATCGCGCCCTTCAAGGCCATCCTGACCCACGGCTTCGTGCTGGATGAGTCCGGGCGGAAGATGTCCAAGTCCCTCGGCAACGTCACCGCCCCGCAGGAGGTGATGAAGGACTACGGCGCGGACATCCTGCGCCTCTGGGTGATGAACTCGGACTTCGCGGACGACCTGCGGATCGGCAAGACCATCCTCGGCCAGCAGGCGGAACTGTACCGGCGCATCCGCAACACGCTGCGCTGGCTGTTGGGCAGCCTGGAGGGCTTCGCGGACGCCGAGAAGGTGCCCTACGCGGACCTGCCGGAGCTGGAGCGCTTCATCCTGCACCGCGTGGCCGGGATCGACGCCCGCATCCGCAAGGCGGCGGAGGACTACGACTGGTCCGGCGTGATGCCGGAAATCCACAACTTCTGCGCCTCCGACCTTTCCGCCTTCCTCTTCGACATCCGCAAGGACAGCCTCTACTGCGACCGGCCGGACGAGCCGCGCCGGCGCGCCGCGCGCACGGTGCTGGACATCCTGCACCGCTGCCTCTGCACCTGGCTCGCTCCCGTCCTCGTCTTCACGGCGGAGGAAGCCTGGCTCGCCCGCTTCGGGGAGGGCGCGGACAGCGTCCACCTCCAGACCTTCCCGGAGATCCCGGAGGAGTGGCGGGACGAGGCGCTGGCCGAGCGCTGGGCCCGGGTGCGCGCCGTGCGCGGCCTGGTGACGGGCGCGCTGGAGAAGGCGCGGGCGGGCGGGGTCATCGGCTCCTCGCTCCAGGCCGCGCCGGAGCTGGCGCTGGCCTCCGCCAACGCCGACCTGTCGGACCTGCCCTGGGCGGAGCTCTGCATCACCTCCGACCTCACCCTGCTCGACAGTCTCCCGACCGGCGAGGGGGTGGAGGTGGCGCCCGAGGCCGCGGTGCGCTTCGCCCCGGCGCCCGGCGACAAGTGCGAGCGGTGCTGGCGCGTGCTGCCGGAGGTGGGGCGCTCCGCCGCCCATCCCGGCCTCTGCCTGCGCTGCGAGGCGGCGGTCGGCTGA
- a CDS encoding cation:proton antiporter, with protein sequence MALFESIIGLLLAAALLTALAQRLRVPAPALLALGGLAAAFIPGVPLVTIDPQLALALFVAPVLLDAAFDASPRDLRDNLIPVATLALVAVGVTIAAVAVVARWVLPEMPWAAAVALGAIVAPPDAAAATAVLRRLKPPHRIMVILEGESLFNDASALLVFRLALAAAATGGFSLASAAPMLVVTALGGAALGWAAARLYLAFTLRVSLDMPISVILQFLGTFGVWILAEALHVSAIITVVAYGMTLGRHAPRRTGARRRIAAYAVWEVAVFVLNALAFLLIGLEVRVILGRLDGEWEGVLLLAAGTCLAVILARMGWVMTYNAAARWALRRFGPQAPRGQPLPAPTVGGGLVISWAGMRGIVTLATALALPEDLPFRDPIVFAAVSVVLVTLVVQGSTIGPLLRRIGPSENDMVEEEVRLARLKTSKAAMRALEEAPASPARDALLRDMKARARLDEAGIGAPAPDGTAALQGRAVEAARDALEALRGDGTIGDDAFHILEEELDLMELAADPRVRPV encoded by the coding sequence ATGGCGCTCTTCGAGTCGATCATCGGCCTCCTCCTGGCGGCGGCCCTGCTCACGGCCCTGGCCCAGCGGCTGCGGGTGCCCGCCCCGGCGCTGCTGGCGCTTGGCGGGCTGGCGGCGGCCTTCATCCCCGGCGTGCCGCTGGTCACGATCGACCCGCAGCTGGCCCTGGCCCTCTTCGTCGCCCCCGTGCTGCTGGACGCGGCCTTCGACGCCTCCCCGCGCGACCTGCGGGACAACCTGATCCCCGTCGCCACCCTCGCCCTGGTGGCGGTGGGGGTCACCATCGCCGCGGTGGCCGTGGTGGCCCGCTGGGTCCTGCCGGAGATGCCCTGGGCCGCCGCGGTCGCGCTGGGGGCCATCGTCGCCCCGCCCGACGCGGCCGCCGCCACGGCCGTGCTGCGCCGGCTCAAGCCGCCCCACCGGATCATGGTGATCCTGGAGGGGGAGAGCCTGTTCAACGATGCCAGCGCCCTGCTCGTCTTCCGCCTGGCCCTCGCCGCCGCGGCCACGGGCGGCTTCTCCCTCGCCTCGGCCGCCCCGATGCTGGTGGTGACGGCCCTCGGCGGCGCCGCGCTCGGCTGGGCGGCGGCGCGGCTCTACCTCGCCTTCACCCTCCGGGTCTCGCTGGACATGCCGATCAGCGTGATCCTGCAATTCCTCGGCACCTTCGGCGTCTGGATCCTGGCGGAGGCGCTGCATGTCTCCGCCATCATCACCGTGGTGGCCTACGGCATGACGCTGGGCCGCCACGCCCCGCGCCGCACCGGCGCCCGGCGCCGCATCGCCGCCTACGCGGTGTGGGAGGTGGCGGTCTTCGTGCTGAACGCCCTGGCCTTCCTGCTGATCGGGCTGGAGGTGCGCGTGATCCTCGGCCGGCTGGACGGGGAGTGGGAGGGGGTCCTGCTGCTCGCCGCCGGGACCTGCCTGGCGGTGATCCTGGCCCGGATGGGCTGGGTGATGACCTACAATGCCGCGGCCCGCTGGGCGCTGCGCCGCTTCGGCCCGCAGGCGCCCCGCGGCCAGCCCCTGCCGGCGCCCACGGTGGGGGGCGGGCTCGTGATCTCCTGGGCGGGGATGCGCGGCATCGTCACCCTCGCCACGGCGCTCGCCCTGCCGGAGGACCTGCCCTTCCGGGACCCGATCGTCTTCGCGGCCGTCTCCGTGGTGCTCGTCACGCTCGTGGTCCAGGGCAGCACGATCGGCCCGCTGCTGCGGCGGATCGGGCCCTCGGAAAACGACATGGTGGAGGAGGAGGTGCGGCTGGCCCGGTTGAAGACCTCCAAGGCCGCCATGCGGGCCCTGGAGGAGGCGCCCGCCTCGCCCGCCCGGGACGCCCTGCTGCGGGACATGAAGGCGCGCGCGAGGCTGGACGAGGCAGGGATCGGCGCGCCGGCGCCGGACGGCACGGCGGCGCTGCAGGGCCGCGCGGTGGAGGCGGCGCGGGACGCGCTGGAGGCGCTGCGAGGCGACGGCACCATCGGGGACGATGCCTTCCACATACTGGAGGAGGAGCTGGACCTGATGGAGCTGGCCGCGGACCCGCGGGTGCGGCCGGTCTGA
- a CDS encoding glycosyltransferase family 1 protein has translation MRPRILIDGFNLALEHGTGVSTYARNLSYRLGAAGAEVEVLYGRHVNPKWSDLIREVAFFDDPAIERMTLGRRIRRFRRTLAAGFGETASHIPVTGQVVADNYAGRMPHFDRLWNIEDVFNRAHNRFKMFPGYVPVSVGNKPPAVAHWTYPLPMRMPGAKNIYTFHDLVPLRLPFTTLDHKRRYYRLCRMLLAQADHIVTVSETSRRDVISLLGAPEEKVTNTYQSVELPPALANKPEDQARDEIRGAFGLEWKGYHLFFGAIEPKKNLGRLIEAHLVSGIKTPLVILGKQAWKSDQEMRLLFEDHQRWMTQQGEQKLTQRKLREQIILLDYAPFRLLVSVIRGAKSVLFPSLYEGFGLPALEAMSLGTPVLTSNTSSLPEVVGDAAVKVNPYDIRAMVEGIRALDTDEELREHLSWAGQRRAATFSAAAYEARLAELYARLGVKLEPGVNEVRMGA, from the coding sequence ATGCGCCCCAGAATCCTGATCGACGGCTTCAACCTTGCCCTGGAGCACGGCACCGGCGTCTCCACCTACGCCCGGAATCTCTCGTACCGGCTGGGCGCCGCGGGGGCGGAGGTGGAGGTTCTCTACGGCCGCCACGTGAACCCGAAGTGGAGCGACCTGATCCGCGAGGTCGCCTTCTTCGACGATCCGGCGATCGAGCGCATGACCCTCGGGCGCCGGATCCGGCGCTTCCGACGCACGCTGGCGGCGGGTTTCGGCGAGACAGCGTCGCACATTCCCGTGACCGGCCAGGTGGTGGCGGACAACTACGCCGGGCGTATGCCGCATTTCGACCGGCTGTGGAACATCGAGGACGTGTTCAACCGCGCCCACAACCGGTTCAAGATGTTCCCGGGCTACGTTCCCGTCAGCGTAGGGAACAAGCCGCCGGCGGTGGCGCACTGGACCTACCCGCTGCCCATGCGAATGCCCGGCGCGAAGAACATCTACACCTTCCACGACCTGGTGCCGCTGCGCCTGCCCTTCACCACCCTGGACCACAAGCGCCGCTACTACCGCCTGTGCCGGATGCTGTTGGCCCAGGCCGATCACATCGTGACGGTGAGCGAGACGTCGCGCCGCGACGTCATCAGCCTGCTCGGCGCGCCCGAGGAGAAGGTGACGAACACCTACCAGTCGGTGGAGCTGCCGCCCGCCCTCGCCAACAAGCCGGAGGACCAGGCGCGGGACGAGATCCGCGGTGCCTTCGGGCTGGAGTGGAAGGGCTACCACCTGTTCTTCGGTGCCATCGAGCCGAAGAAGAATCTCGGCCGCCTGATCGAGGCGCACCTCGTCTCCGGCATCAAGACGCCGCTGGTGATCCTCGGCAAGCAGGCGTGGAAAAGCGACCAGGAGATGCGGCTGCTCTTCGAGGACCACCAGCGCTGGATGACGCAGCAGGGCGAGCAGAAGCTGACGCAGCGCAAGCTGCGGGAGCAGATCATCCTGCTGGACTACGCGCCGTTCCGGCTGCTCGTCTCCGTCATCCGCGGCGCGAAGTCGGTCCTCTTTCCCTCCCTCTACGAGGGGTTCGGCCTTCCGGCGCTGGAGGCGATGAGCCTCGGCACGCCGGTGCTGACCTCCAACACCTCCTCGCTGCCGGAGGTGGTGGGGGACGCGGCGGTGAAGGTGAACCCCTACGACATCCGCGCCATGGTGGAGGGCATCCGCGCCCTGGATACCGACGAGGAGCTGCGCGAGCACCTCTCCTGGGCCGGGCAGCGCCGGGCCGCCACCTTCAGCGCCGCTGCCTACGAGGCGCGGCTGGCCGAGCTCTACGCGCGGCTGGGGGTGAAGCTGGAGCCCGGCGTGAACGAGGTGCGAATGGGGGCCTGA
- a CDS encoding pitrilysin family protein, giving the protein MPHLTRRAALAAAAASPALARRAPAAPAPAAATEPLATPAVLPAPQPIPADRPLFGATLWRMPNGLRVAHVGTRGAPVVAHYLFYGVGAGDDPEGRSGLAHFLEHMMFKGSEHVPDGEFSRRVAREGGQDNAFTSRDVTAYHQTVEATRLKLVAMMEADRLRAPLYPAEGVEPERAVILEERRQRTDSNPRARFRELYDATLWGRQHWRGRPIIGWPEDIRAISRDDIVAFHRRWYNPANAVLVVNGAVEEAALRRVVEDEYGGAESGEPIVRRRADPPPAPLEARIVRNDSGVREAQMLRSWIAPTLTWGRAEADMAHSHPLEVLAHLLGGGPGSRLHRALVQGGLAIAAGAGYDSDSLGADSFALYATPRGDTTPARLEAAVEEEVSRVLDGGVTAEEVARSQRQLTAGVMLSVDGIGAAPRLLGGALAIGLPADSVEHWPARIRAVTPEAVMAAARAVFTHPSLTGWLLPEGVRAP; this is encoded by the coding sequence ATGCCCCACCTGACCCGCCGCGCCGCCCTGGCCGCCGCCGCGGCAAGCCCCGCCCTGGCCCGCCGCGCGCCCGCCGCACCGGCGCCCGCCGCCGCCACCGAACCGCTGGCGACCCCGGCCGTCCTGCCGGCCCCGCAGCCCATCCCGGCGGATCGGCCGCTCTTCGGCGCTACCCTGTGGCGGATGCCGAACGGGCTGCGCGTCGCCCATGTCGGCACGCGCGGCGCGCCCGTGGTGGCGCACTACCTGTTCTACGGCGTCGGCGCCGGGGATGACCCGGAGGGCCGCTCCGGCCTCGCCCACTTCCTTGAGCACATGATGTTCAAGGGCAGCGAGCACGTGCCGGACGGCGAGTTCTCCCGCCGCGTGGCCCGCGAGGGCGGGCAGGACAACGCCTTCACCTCCCGCGACGTGACCGCCTACCACCAGACGGTGGAGGCCACCCGGCTGAAGCTCGTGGCGATGATGGAGGCGGACCGCCTCCGCGCGCCGCTCTACCCGGCGGAGGGCGTGGAGCCCGAGCGCGCCGTGATCCTGGAGGAGCGGCGGCAGCGCACGGACAGCAACCCGCGCGCCCGCTTCCGCGAGCTCTACGACGCCACCCTGTGGGGCCGCCAGCACTGGCGGGGGCGCCCGATCATCGGCTGGCCGGAGGATATCCGGGCCATCAGCCGGGACGACATCGTCGCCTTCCACCGCCGCTGGTACAACCCGGCCAATGCCGTGCTGGTGGTCAACGGCGCGGTGGAGGAGGCGGCGCTGCGCCGCGTGGTAGAGGACGAGTACGGCGGCGCCGAATCCGGCGAGCCGATCGTCCGCCGCCGCGCCGACCCGCCGCCCGCCCCGCTGGAAGCCCGCATCGTCCGCAACGACTCCGGCGTGCGGGAGGCGCAGATGCTGCGCTCCTGGATCGCGCCCACCCTCACCTGGGGCCGGGCGGAGGCCGACATGGCCCATTCCCACCCGCTGGAGGTGCTCGCGCACCTCCTCGGCGGCGGGCCGGGCTCGCGCCTGCACCGGGCGCTGGTGCAGGGCGGCCTCGCGATCGCGGCGGGCGCCGGCTACGACAGCGACAGCCTCGGCGCGGACTCCTTCGCCCTCTACGCCACCCCGCGCGGCGACACGACGCCCGCGAGGCTGGAGGCCGCGGTCGAGGAGGAGGTCTCCCGCGTGCTGGACGGGGGCGTAACGGCGGAGGAGGTGGCGCGCAGCCAGCGCCAGCTCACCGCCGGCGTCATGCTCTCGGTCGACGGCATCGGCGCCGCCCCGCGCCTGCTCGGCGGGGCGCTGGCCATCGGCTTACCCGCCGATTCGGTGGAGCACTGGCCCGCCCGCATCCGCGCCGTGACGCCGGAGGCGGTGATGGCCGCCGCCCGCGCCGTCTTCACCCACCCCTCCCTCACGGGCTGGCTGCTGCCGGAGGGCGTCCGCGCACCATGA
- a CDS encoding DUF3297 family protein — translation MTDTPPDRLSADPASPFFDQALLERGVGIRFKGVEKTNVEEYCVSEGWVRLSVGKAVDRKGKPMTMKLQGKVEPYFREPAAPADEARAEGAAPDA, via the coding sequence ATGACCGACACCCCTCCCGACCGCCTCTCCGCCGACCCCGCCAGCCCCTTCTTCGACCAGGCCCTGCTGGAGCGCGGCGTGGGCATCCGCTTCAAGGGCGTGGAGAAGACCAACGTGGAGGAGTACTGCGTCAGCGAGGGCTGGGTGCGGCTCTCCGTCGGCAAGGCCGTGGACCGCAAGGGCAAGCCGATGACGATGAAGCTCCAGGGCAAGGTGGAGCCCTATTTCCGCGAGCCCGCCGCCCCCGCCGATGAGGCCCGGGCCGAGGGCGCCGCGCCCGACGCCTGA
- a CDS encoding DUF3035 domain-containing protein, which translates to MTSRPILLASLLLPSMLAIAGCQDTARTLGLTREAPDEFQVVTRAPLSIPPSLGNLPPPRPGAVRPQELSARERGESTLAPSTLLGEGRTDRPSSAESALLSQAGRASGAGNVDDSIRRRVDEESLRLDRPQQNVVERMMFWQDPPRPGTVLDPQRESQRLRENSALGRSPENGETPIIQRRQRGLLDGLF; encoded by the coding sequence ATGACATCCCGCCCCATCCTCCTGGCCTCGCTGCTGCTGCCCTCCATGCTGGCCATCGCCGGCTGCCAGGACACGGCGCGCACGCTGGGCCTGACGCGTGAAGCCCCGGACGAGTTCCAGGTCGTCACCCGCGCCCCCCTCTCCATCCCGCCGAGCCTCGGCAACCTGCCGCCGCCGCGCCCCGGCGCCGTGCGCCCGCAGGAGCTCTCCGCCCGCGAGCGGGGCGAGAGCACGCTGGCCCCCTCCACCCTCCTCGGCGAGGGCCGGACGGACCGCCCCTCCTCCGCCGAATCCGCCCTGCTCTCCCAGGCCGGCCGGGCCTCCGGTGCGGGCAACGTGGATGACAGCATCCGCCGCCGCGTGGACGAGGAGAGCCTCCGGCTCGACCGCCCGCAGCAGAACGTGGTGGAGCGGATGATGTTCTGGCAGGACCCGCCCCGCCCGGGCACCGTGCTGGACCCGCAGAGGGAGTCCCAGCGGCTGCGGGAGAATTCGGCCCTCGGCCGCTCCCCGGAGAACGGGGAGACGCCGATCATCCAGCGCCGCCAGCGCGGCCTGCTGGACGGCCTGTTCTAG
- the lspA gene encoding signal peptidase II — protein sequence MAPLIDGRANLRRGLILALLVLVADQASKWWILEVLQLPLRRNVPLLGGGDFGLDLTMVWNRGVTFGLLSGSAPWHAWALAALAAGIAAFLVRWMAKAENRRTALALGAIVGGAVGNVIDRARFGAVVDFVDAYAWGWHWYVFNVADAAIVLGVIVLLIEAVTARPPEREAA from the coding sequence ATGGCACCCCTGATCGACGGCCGGGCGAACCTCCGCAGGGGTCTGATCCTCGCCCTGCTGGTCCTCGTCGCGGACCAGGCCAGCAAGTGGTGGATCCTGGAGGTCCTCCAGCTCCCCCTCCGCCGCAACGTGCCCCTGCTGGGCGGTGGCGATTTCGGGCTGGATTTGACCATGGTCTGGAACCGCGGCGTCACCTTCGGCCTGCTCTCCGGCAGCGCCCCCTGGCACGCCTGGGCCCTGGCGGCGCTGGCGGCCGGCATCGCCGCCTTCCTCGTCCGCTGGATGGCGAAGGCCGAGAACCGGCGCACCGCCCTCGCGCTCGGCGCCATCGTCGGCGGCGCGGTGGGCAACGTGATCGACCGCGCCCGCTTCGGCGCCGTGGTGGACTTCGTGGACGCCTATGCCTGGGGCTGGCACTGGTACGTCTTCAACGTGGCGGATGCCGCCATCGTCCTCGGCGTGATCGTGCTGCTGATCGAGGCCGTCACCGCCCGCCCGCCGGAGCGGGAGGCGGCATGA
- a CDS encoding glycosyltransferase, translating into MPESRGDGDAGALLARGDAARDARRWAEAAEAYGAYLRLRPEDRGILVQRGHCLKEDGDPGGALNLYRRAEAMEPGDPDIHIQIGHALKLLGRREAAAEAYGRALLLDPQETAAWTEWRAALSHLPAPRADGPVLDLSDLVSWFFHRRAPSGIQRVQAEVAAALAGQATLCAMHPEEDGWRVLPAPLFRRLHDLSRAGADAEDPAWRDTLEVLKAWRRSGPPLKPGPGTLILTPGTAWWLPRYVTALRAARAAGARHVPLLHDCGPLVLPDPAAPELRAEFGRWFSTLPVLADGVLAVSHATAAEYRRLMARHLPDWPAPPVIVVTPDGYDPSAEEPGEPPAAPPAPNPPVRRLARLPILREAARPAAATRAPATRGPAHPDLPDEPFVLLVSSLEPRKGHLLALAAWRMLLDRRGAAGTPRLVFAGRRAPGDGPVLAALAADPALAARVTALHAPDDAALARLYRGCLFTLYPSRHEGWGLPVSESLLHRRVPVVSEIPSLMESGRNGALFFTPGSADDLATVVEGLLADPARLAAAAARIPRHGGLRPWAEVAEEMLAGARRLAREPQDPAPPLPLAHAIRLGHGGSPGPHGGLARAAAVPEGGGWHPAEEWGAWTRPGRAALSLPAPFEGPARVALALRPPPGAEGVVRLTLARSGAAAVVAERRAGAGGEVALEIGPGEPGLRLVLESTPGGRLEDGTPVGTGVVSVALMRAGEPGDRVAYLENRLLVPALPL; encoded by the coding sequence TTGCCGGAGAGCCGGGGTGACGGGGATGCGGGTGCGCTGCTGGCCCGCGGCGATGCGGCGCGGGATGCCCGCCGCTGGGCCGAGGCCGCGGAGGCCTATGGCGCGTATCTCCGCCTGCGCCCGGAGGATCGCGGCATCCTCGTCCAGCGCGGCCACTGCCTGAAGGAGGATGGCGACCCCGGCGGCGCCCTGAACCTCTACCGCCGCGCGGAGGCGATGGAGCCGGGGGACCCGGACATCCACATCCAGATCGGCCACGCGCTGAAGCTGCTGGGCCGGCGGGAGGCCGCAGCGGAAGCCTATGGCCGCGCCCTTCTGCTGGACCCGCAGGAGACGGCTGCCTGGACGGAATGGCGCGCCGCCCTGTCGCACCTGCCGGCCCCGCGCGCGGACGGGCCGGTGCTGGACCTCTCCGACCTCGTCTCCTGGTTCTTCCACCGCCGGGCGCCGAGCGGCATCCAGCGCGTGCAGGCGGAGGTTGCGGCGGCACTGGCCGGTCAGGCGACGCTCTGCGCCATGCATCCGGAGGAGGACGGCTGGCGCGTGCTGCCGGCCCCCCTGTTCCGGCGCCTGCACGACCTCTCGCGCGCCGGCGCGGATGCGGAGGATCCCGCCTGGCGCGATACGCTGGAGGTGCTGAAGGCGTGGCGCCGGTCCGGCCCGCCTCTGAAACCCGGGCCGGGCACGCTGATCCTGACGCCCGGCACCGCCTGGTGGCTGCCGCGCTACGTCACCGCCCTGCGCGCCGCCCGCGCCGCCGGGGCCCGCCACGTGCCGCTGCTGCACGATTGCGGGCCGCTGGTCCTGCCCGACCCCGCCGCGCCGGAGCTGCGAGCGGAGTTCGGGCGCTGGTTCTCCACCCTGCCTGTGCTGGCGGACGGCGTGCTGGCCGTCTCCCACGCCACCGCCGCGGAGTATCGCCGCCTGATGGCGCGGCACCTGCCGGACTGGCCGGCACCGCCCGTCATCGTCGTCACGCCCGATGGCTACGATCCCTCGGCGGAGGAGCCCGGGGAGCCTCCGGCCGCTCCCCCCGCCCCGAACCCGCCGGTGCGCCGCCTGGCGCGGCTGCCGATCCTGCGGGAGGCGGCACGCCCGGCCGCAGCCACGCGCGCCCCGGCCACGCGCGGCCCGGCGCATCCGGACCTGCCGGACGAGCCCTTCGTCCTCCTCGTCTCCAGCCTGGAGCCGCGGAAGGGCCACCTCCTGGCGCTCGCCGCCTGGCGGATGCTGCTGGACCGACGCGGGGCGGCGGGCACGCCGCGCCTCGTCTTCGCCGGGCGCCGGGCGCCGGGGGACGGGCCGGTCCTCGCGGCCCTGGCCGCCGATCCTGCCCTGGCGGCGCGGGTGACGGCCCTGCACGCACCCGACGACGCGGCCCTGGCCCGCCTCTACCGGGGCTGCCTCTTCACCCTCTATCCCAGCCGGCACGAGGGGTGGGGGCTGCCCGTCTCGGAATCCCTGCTGCACCGGCGCGTGCCGGTGGTGTCGGAAATCCCCTCCCTGATGGAGAGCGGGCGGAACGGCGCCCTGTTCTTCACCCCCGGCAGCGCGGACGACCTGGCCACGGTGGTGGAAGGGCTGCTCGCCGATCCGGCGCGCCTGGCCGCCGCCGCCGCCCGGATCCCCCGCCACGGCGGGCTGCGCCCCTGGGCGGAGGTGGCGGAGGAGATGCTGGCCGGCGCCCGCCGCCTGGCGCGGGAGCCGCAGGACCCAGCGCCGCCCCTGCCGCTCGCCCACGCCATCCGCCTCGGCCATGGCGGCTCGCCCGGGCCGCATGGCGGGCTGGCGCGGGCCGCTGCCGTGCCGGAGGGCGGGGGCTGGCACCCCGCGGAGGAATGGGGCGCCTGGACCCGCCCCGGCCGCGCCGCCCTGTCCCTTCCCGCGCCCTTCGAAGGGCCGGCCCGCGTGGCCCTCGCGCTCCGCCCGCCGCCGGGGGCGGAGGGGGTGGTCCGCCTGACGCTCGCCCGGAGCGGCGCCGCCGCCGTGGTGGCGGAGCGGCGGGCGGGGGCAGGCGGCGAGGTGGCGCTGGAGATCGGCCCCGGCGAGCCAGGGCTGCGGCTGGTGCTGGAGAGCACCCCCGGCGGCAGGCTGGAGGACGGCACCCCGGTGGGGACGGGCGTTGTCTCCGTGGCTCTGATGCGGGCCGGGGAGCCGGGAGATCGCGTGGCCTACCTGGAGAACCGCCTGCTGGTCCCGGCCCTGCCGCTCTAG